Proteins encoded together in one Candidatus Zixiibacteriota bacterium window:
- the topA gene encoding type I DNA topoisomerase, protein MAKNLLIVESPAKSKTLKKFLGRTFDVKATVGHIIDLPKSKTGVDVENEFEPDYVVIDGKDKIIKELRAAAQKAENIYLAPDPDREGEAIAWHVANSLKKDRRITAPISRVAFNAITKKAVTEAFNHAREIDINLVNAQQARRILDRLVGYEVSPFLWKTIAMGLSAGRVQSVALRIICEREREVLDFVPREYWEIEAEFANKKKQTFTARLAKIKNKKSELPDKETTDNILKILQTKKFEISDIKIGTKKRYPLPPFITSTLQQDAATKLGFAPNKTMRVAQALYEGIDLKNDEGTVGLITYMRTDSVRVEPDAINGAREYIKRKFGNKYLPEKPRFFKTKKSAQDAHEAIRPTYLEYSPDKIKKALTKDRLALYTLIWDRFIASQMEPAVYDTVSVDITADEFLFRASSLNLKFDGYLKIYKESETNGNGKNGNNKDKKEIPPLEIGEEVKARKFDPSQHFTKPPPRFSEASLVKEMEAKGIGRPSTYAQTIATLKSRKYVDLTERRLIPTELGFTVTKILVDNLNHLFDVSFTASMEDELDEIEEGKIVWTDVLHEFYDPFSLKMATLKGKAKEIKESLTEQTDEKCENCGSPMIIKWGRNGRFMACSNYPECKTTKPLEEEENGIETDVICEKCGANMQIKNGRFGKFLGCTNYPKCKHTMAITTGVPCPNDNCKGEIVERKTKRGRPFYGCSKYPKCDFASWSKPVDKKCKACGHAYIVEKETKAKGLHHYCPKCKTVSFPQPAKEAVSK, encoded by the coding sequence ATGGCGAAGAATCTATTGATAGTTGAGTCTCCGGCTAAGTCAAAAACATTAAAGAAATTTCTTGGTCGGACCTTCGATGTTAAAGCTACCGTCGGGCATATTATTGATTTACCCAAATCAAAGACCGGCGTTGATGTCGAAAATGAATTTGAACCTGATTATGTCGTCATTGACGGCAAAGATAAGATCATAAAAGAGCTTCGCGCTGCCGCCCAAAAAGCCGAAAATATTTATCTGGCTCCCGATCCCGACCGCGAGGGCGAAGCTATCGCGTGGCATGTCGCCAATAGCCTGAAAAAAGACCGGAGAATTACTGCTCCCATCAGTCGCGTCGCTTTCAATGCTATTACCAAAAAGGCCGTGACTGAAGCTTTCAATCATGCTCGCGAGATCGATATTAATCTGGTCAACGCCCAGCAGGCGCGTCGTATTCTTGACCGTCTGGTCGGATATGAAGTCTCACCTTTCTTGTGGAAGACTATCGCAATGGGCCTCTCGGCCGGCCGCGTGCAATCGGTAGCCTTGCGAATAATCTGCGAGCGTGAACGGGAAGTTCTTGATTTTGTCCCCCGCGAATACTGGGAAATCGAAGCCGAATTCGCCAATAAGAAAAAACAGACTTTCACGGCCAGGCTGGCCAAAATTAAAAATAAAAAATCGGAACTGCCCGATAAAGAAACTACCGACAATATTCTCAAAATCCTCCAGACCAAAAAATTTGAAATCTCCGATATCAAAATCGGGACCAAAAAAAGATATCCCCTGCCGCCTTTTATTACTTCAACCCTGCAGCAGGATGCGGCCACAAAGCTCGGTTTCGCTCCGAATAAAACTATGCGCGTCGCGCAGGCATTATACGAAGGCATCGACCTCAAAAACGACGAAGGAACCGTCGGACTTATCACCTATATGCGTACCGATTCGGTCCGCGTTGAGCCCGACGCCATCAACGGCGCCCGCGAATATATCAAGAGAAAATTCGGCAATAAATATCTGCCCGAAAAGCCGCGCTTCTTCAAAACTAAAAAATCGGCCCAGGACGCTCATGAAGCGATTCGCCCGACTTATCTTGAATACAGCCCCGATAAAATAAAGAAGGCTCTCACCAAAGATCGCCTTGCGCTTTATACATTAATCTGGGATCGCTTTATCGCCTCCCAGATGGAACCGGCCGTTTACGATACCGTCTCGGTTGATATCACCGCCGACGAGTTTCTCTTCCGGGCCAGTTCGCTCAACCTGAAATTCGACGGCTATCTGAAGATTTATAAGGAAAGTGAAACTAACGGCAACGGCAAAAACGGAAATAATAAAGATAAAAAAGAAATCCCGCCGTTGGAAATCGGGGAAGAAGTCAAAGCCAGAAAATTCGATCCCAGCCAGCATTTTACCAAACCGCCGCCGCGTTTCTCCGAAGCGTCGCTGGTAAAAGAAATGGAAGCCAAAGGTATCGGCCGACCCTCAACCTATGCGCAGACTATTGCGACTCTGAAGTCCCGAAAATACGTAGATTTGACTGAACGCCGCTTGATACCAACTGAGCTCGGTTTTACGGTTACGAAAATTCTGGTAGATAATCTCAATCATCTTTTTGATGTTTCATTTACTGCCAGCATGGAAGATGAACTCGACGAAATCGAGGAAGGCAAGATTGTCTGGACAGACGTTCTTCACGAATTCTATGATCCCTTCTCGCTAAAAATGGCAACTCTCAAAGGCAAAGCCAAAGAGATAAAAGAATCCTTAACCGAACAGACCGACGAAAAATGTGAAAACTGCGGCTCGCCCATGATTATCAAATGGGGCCGCAACGGCCGCTTCATGGCCTGCAGCAATTATCCCGAATGCAAAACGACCAAGCCTCTCGAAGAGGAAGAAAACGGTATCGAAACCGACGTAATCTGCGAAAAATGCGGCGCCAATATGCAGATTAAAAACGGTCGATTCGGAAAATTTCTCGGTTGCACCAACTATCCCAAATGCAAACACACCATGGCCATTACGACCGGCGTACCATGTCCCAATGATAATTGCAAAGGTGAAATTGTCGAGCGCAAAACCAAACGAGGCCGGCCGTTTTATGGCTGCAGCAAATATCCCAAATGCGATTTTGCCTCATGGAGCAAACCGGTTGACAAAAAATGCAAAGCCTGCGGTCATGCCTACATCGTCGAAAAAGAAACCAAAGCCAAAGGCCTGCATCATTACTGCCCCAAATGCAAAACAGTTTCATTCCCCCAACCCGCCAAAGAAGCCGTCAGCAAGTAA
- a CDS encoding ATP-binding protein, which produces MFKIDLKGRLVYIDERTEDLFGLTCEELFGKSIYDFISGSSRRTLDQIIYNHKRYESFFQAIQLSYKLQDGRHHQIDTVITLNFIGGSPVNYQLILLPAQPIHEKQSENIEKEFLKLLDNDIENIDLNRLARLLCLAGEYAEAEFYSPNRRDQLVTIASCPERETGINAPAYIELFAIEPQDRYSFSPDDKALHEGFGLNRSESLQFLNYRGINNLVLRLVGPVEHQPGSSAINNLRRMVKLWNMRFQTSDESDSIGQNFSFIGQICDRMKIKLAITDDKYDIAYKNESFEIWQTEILNISSANNLKDILFSIDLYNMDDKPVDFSGTPFNQAVINNSCVSAQINLQEKKPNMVISAPLNFGENNLYIHAVFSHFGVLSSVGEEFILQSLAHDLRAPLISIDAFARRLADKSSNFVDEHDLFTVNCLRENIDIMSDMIGGIEEMSRQWNYREELTRVAVSKIINGQIDRLKIAYADRDYRIDIPDDIPECKASKNQLNRMFGNLLENAFKFSTGNKKPKIKINYSLKDNAHTFSVTDNGIGIPREYLNKVFDPFFRNPDNIDIPGTGIGLSIAKRIVQSWGGDIKIESDVNCGTTVMFTLPLSKGD; this is translated from the coding sequence GTGTTTAAAATCGATCTTAAGGGTCGCCTGGTCTATATCGATGAGCGGACCGAAGATCTGTTCGGTTTAACCTGTGAAGAATTGTTTGGAAAATCAATATATGACTTCATCTCCGGTTCTTCCAGGCGAACGTTAGACCAAATCATTTATAATCATAAAAGATATGAGTCTTTTTTCCAGGCGATACAGTTATCTTATAAACTCCAGGACGGAAGGCATCATCAGATTGACACGGTTATAACTTTGAATTTTATCGGGGGCAGTCCGGTTAATTATCAACTGATTCTTCTTCCCGCGCAGCCGATACATGAAAAACAATCGGAAAATATCGAAAAAGAATTCTTAAAGCTGCTTGATAATGACATTGAGAATATTGATTTGAATAGGCTTGCCCGGCTTCTATGCCTGGCTGGTGAATATGCCGAAGCCGAATTTTATTCTCCCAATCGACGAGATCAGCTTGTTACCATCGCGTCCTGCCCCGAACGGGAAACCGGTATAAACGCCCCGGCCTATATTGAATTGTTCGCCATCGAACCTCAGGATAGATATTCATTTAGTCCCGATGATAAAGCGCTTCACGAAGGTTTCGGACTGAATCGCTCGGAATCACTGCAATTTTTAAATTACCGGGGCATAAACAATCTGGTCCTGCGTCTGGTGGGACCGGTCGAACATCAGCCCGGTTCGTCCGCGATCAATAATCTCAGGCGAATGGTAAAACTCTGGAACATGCGCTTCCAAACATCGGATGAATCCGATTCAATAGGACAGAACTTTTCCTTCATTGGGCAAATTTGCGACCGGATGAAAATAAAATTGGCAATTACCGATGACAAATATGATATCGCGTACAAGAACGAATCTTTTGAGATATGGCAAACGGAAATATTAAACATATCGAGCGCCAATAACCTGAAAGATATCCTGTTTTCCATTGACTTATATAATATGGATGATAAGCCTGTCGATTTCTCAGGAACCCCGTTCAATCAGGCCGTAATAAATAATTCTTGTGTTTCGGCGCAGATTAATCTGCAGGAGAAAAAGCCGAATATGGTAATTTCGGCCCCCCTCAATTTCGGCGAAAATAATTTATACATCCACGCGGTCTTTTCTCATTTCGGTGTTCTCTCTTCCGTTGGCGAAGAATTTATCCTCCAGTCACTGGCTCATGATTTGCGCGCACCGTTGATATCGATTGATGCCTTTGCCCGACGACTGGCCGACAAAAGTTCAAATTTCGTTGACGAGCATGACCTGTTCACCGTTAACTGCCTCCGCGAAAACATCGATATAATGAGTGATATGATTGGGGGTATTGAGGAAATGTCACGCCAGTGGAATTATCGCGAAGAACTTACCCGGGTGGCCGTCTCTAAAATAATAAACGGCCAGATTGATCGTCTGAAAATCGCCTATGCCGATAGAGATTACAGGATTGACATCCCCGATGATATCCCCGAATGCAAAGCCTCCAAAAATCAACTGAATCGGATGTTTGGCAATCTGCTTGAAAACGCCTTTAAATTTTCCACGGGAAATAAAAAACCTAAAATCAAAATTAATTATTCACTCAAAGATAACGCGCACACATTTTCTGTTACCGATAATGGTATTGGAATTCCGCGGGAATATTTAAATAAAGTATTTGACCCCTTCTTTAGAAATCCGGATAACATCGATATCCCCGGAACCGGAATCGGATTATCAATTGCCAAACGAATCGTCCAATCCTGGGGAGGAGATATAAAAATCGAGTCCGATGTTAACTGCGGGACAACGGTAATGTTTACTTTACCGTTATCAAAGGGGGACTAA
- a CDS encoding sodium:alanine symporter family protein, which produces MESFSAFWADAVDIVWGIPLVILLISAGILFTLMGKFIPFRRLKHAINILRGKYDNPDDPGEISHFQALSSALSATIGMGNIAGVAIAVTLGGPGAIFWMWVAGLVGMSTKYFTCTLACLYRKKDERGIDQGGPMYFIEVGLGKYFKPLAMLFALFGMVGCLAMFQTNQLSGLLHADWGISRYATGIICAVIVGIVILGGIVRVGKVTSKIVPAMFVLYVVSALYVVLSNASMVPDIIKSIFTSAFGGQALIGGGTAVAFREVLVTGIKRAAFSNEAGLGTAPMAHGAAKTKEPVREGLIAMLGPFLDTNIVCTLTALVILSSGVPTADDGVVMTVSAFEKAMPNLGRYVMTLIIVLFSVSTMISYSYYSLKCSRYLLGYKFGDYYVYVYIISMFFAAIWAQDTVLNMLDTAFALMAIPTLIGTILLSPAVMRATKDYFKRMNNRANGSSSDMYPDVE; this is translated from the coding sequence TTGGAATCATTTAGCGCCTTTTGGGCTGACGCCGTTGATATTGTTTGGGGAATTCCCCTTGTAATCCTGTTAATATCCGCCGGAATCTTATTTACCTTGATGGGAAAATTTATTCCCTTCCGAAGGCTCAAGCACGCCATAAATATTCTGCGCGGGAAATACGACAATCCGGATGATCCCGGAGAGATTTCGCATTTTCAAGCGTTGTCATCAGCGCTGTCGGCGACGATTGGAATGGGTAATATCGCGGGAGTCGCTATCGCGGTTACACTGGGCGGACCGGGTGCGATTTTCTGGATGTGGGTGGCCGGACTGGTTGGCATGTCAACCAAGTATTTCACCTGTACCCTCGCCTGCCTGTATCGCAAAAAAGATGAACGAGGAATCGACCAGGGCGGGCCGATGTATTTTATCGAAGTCGGCCTGGGTAAATACTTCAAACCGTTGGCGATGTTGTTCGCGCTTTTTGGAATGGTCGGTTGCCTGGCGATGTTTCAAACCAATCAATTATCGGGACTTCTTCACGCCGACTGGGGAATCAGCCGCTATGCGACCGGAATTATCTGCGCCGTTATCGTGGGAATCGTGATTCTGGGCGGAATCGTTCGAGTAGGGAAAGTTACCAGTAAAATCGTTCCGGCGATGTTCGTTCTCTATGTCGTTTCGGCTTTGTATGTCGTATTGAGCAACGCCTCGATGGTTCCGGATATTATCAAATCGATCTTTACTTCGGCTTTCGGCGGTCAGGCATTGATTGGCGGTGGGACGGCGGTTGCGTTTCGCGAAGTATTGGTGACCGGCATAAAACGCGCGGCTTTTTCCAACGAAGCCGGGTTGGGAACGGCTCCTATGGCTCACGGCGCGGCCAAAACCAAAGAGCCGGTGCGCGAGGGCTTGATTGCTATGCTCGGCCCGTTTCTCGATACCAATATCGTCTGCACGCTGACGGCGCTGGTGATTTTATCATCGGGAGTTCCGACGGCCGATGACGGCGTCGTGATGACGGTCAGCGCCTTTGAAAAAGCGATGCCGAATCTCGGTCGGTATGTCATGACGCTTATTATTGTGCTGTTTTCGGTCTCGACGATGATATCTTATTCTTATTACAGCCTCAAATGTTCGCGGTATCTTTTAGGTTATAAATTCGGTGATTATTATGTTTATGTCTATATCATCAGCATGTTTTTCGCGGCTATCTGGGCGCAGGATACGGTCCTGAATATGCTCGATACGGCTTTTGCGTTGATGGCCATCCCAACATTGATCGGAACGATATTATTATCTCCCGCCGTCATGCGCGCCACCAAAGATTATTTCAAGAGAATGAACAACCGCGCCAACGGTTCTTCTTCTGATATGTATCCTGATGTGGAGTAG
- a CDS encoding S8 family serine peptidase, whose amino-acid sequence MRKLFLISILIQLIVCPTVWAEYSNKIMPLLKSRMSQTGADSTHKVWIYFADKDTSSDNFQKAADAISERAQNRRANIPLDEYDLPITQSYLDSIANTGAKNIHQSKWLNAVSAYMNSSAIEYLSKFDFIRKIDIVKTLRRDLPREQKVIEQAMMTDSADYGLSYNQNHMLGVDSAHALGLDGQGVLIALIDSGFRFGHPALDSIIVIDSYDFINNDTSVDDDLPTAGQINHGTKVLSVMGGYMPGSLIGPAPSAQYMLYKTEIVDIEITLEEDLWVMAAERASDMGADIISTSLGYAYFDDTTYTYDAFDGNTTVTTIAADIAASRGILVVVSAGNEGNKPWHYIIAPADGDSVIAVGAVDPDLSPSDFTSFGPTYDGRVKPELAAQGTMVVGASTIGTGITFLSGTSFAAPQIAGIAALVIQANPHLKGDPDQIRQRLIESGNNYPSFDLSYRLGYGIPNVLKAAKNLRIRALPIVYLSVGQDTAIDIRVDKLEGMTVTLEIENLPPDFDLIDNGDGTATLYAIGLSTRVGAYSYTIVAREQNGLIDSLYFTIITVRAGSPFVVGPNPFTDYLVINSAVNFEQGYVIQIFSLNGEMILEQNIHENQYVWRGQNQQNQNIASGVYFIRITADGIEERVKVFKF is encoded by the coding sequence ATGAGAAAATTATTTTTAATTTCAATTCTGATACAATTAATTGTCTGCCCGACGGTATGGGCCGAATACTCAAATAAAATCATGCCTTTGCTAAAATCCCGAATGTCTCAAACCGGAGCCGATTCTACTCATAAAGTCTGGATATATTTTGCGGATAAAGACACTTCGTCGGATAATTTCCAAAAAGCGGCTGACGCGATCTCTGAACGCGCTCAAAACCGCCGTGCCAATATTCCTCTCGATGAATACGACTTGCCAATAACTCAATCGTATCTCGATAGCATCGCAAACACCGGAGCCAAAAACATACATCAATCAAAATGGTTGAATGCGGTATCGGCATATATGAATTCATCCGCGATAGAATATCTCTCAAAATTTGATTTCATCCGCAAAATCGATATCGTTAAAACACTGCGCCGTGATTTGCCCCGAGAGCAAAAAGTCATCGAACAAGCGATGATGACCGACAGCGCCGATTACGGTCTGTCATATAATCAGAATCACATGCTTGGCGTCGATTCAGCCCATGCTCTGGGACTCGACGGCCAGGGCGTCTTAATCGCCCTGATTGATAGCGGTTTCAGGTTCGGTCATCCGGCTCTCGATTCAATCATTGTCATAGACTCTTATGATTTCATAAACAATGATACTTCAGTTGATGATGATCTACCCACTGCCGGTCAAATTAATCATGGAACCAAAGTCCTATCCGTCATGGGGGGATACATGCCGGGTAGTTTAATCGGTCCGGCTCCCAGCGCTCAGTACATGCTCTACAAAACCGAAATCGTCGATATCGAAATCACACTCGAAGAAGACCTCTGGGTGATGGCCGCCGAACGGGCTTCGGATATGGGCGCCGATATAATATCAACCTCTCTGGGGTACGCATACTTTGATGACACGACTTATACCTATGACGCCTTTGACGGCAATACCACCGTCACAACGATTGCCGCCGATATCGCCGCCTCGCGAGGTATACTGGTCGTTGTTTCAGCCGGTAACGAGGGCAATAAACCATGGCATTACATTATCGCCCCTGCCGACGGTGATTCAGTAATCGCGGTAGGAGCCGTCGATCCCGATTTGTCACCCTCCGATTTTACCTCATTCGGTCCCACTTATGACGGTCGCGTTAAGCCGGAACTGGCCGCTCAGGGAACAATGGTCGTCGGCGCAAGCACCATTGGAACGGGTATAACTTTCCTGTCGGGGACTTCTTTTGCCGCTCCCCAGATTGCGGGGATTGCCGCTTTGGTTATTCAAGCCAATCCTCATTTGAAAGGCGACCCTGATCAAATCAGGCAACGACTCATTGAATCCGGAAACAATTACCCCAGCTTCGATTTAAGCTACCGCCTTGGCTATGGAATCCCCAATGTTCTCAAAGCCGCCAAGAATCTGCGCATCAGGGCTCTTCCCATAGTTTACCTCTCCGTCGGGCAGGATACTGCTATTGATATTCGGGTCGATAAACTTGAAGGAATGACCGTCACCCTGGAAATTGAAAATCTTCCTCCGGATTTTGACCTTATTGACAATGGCGACGGAACGGCCACACTTTACGCCATCGGTTTATCCACGCGCGTTGGCGCATACAGCTATACTATTGTCGCGCGGGAACAGAACGGGCTGATTGACTCACTATATTTTACTATAATTACCGTAAGAGCTGGCTCGCCCTTTGTAGTCGGTCCTAATCCCTTTACCGATTACCTGGTCATCAATTCAGCGGTTAACTTTGAGCAGGGCTATGTTATCCAAATTTTCTCTCTCAACGGGGAGATGATTCTTGAGCAAAATATCCATGAAAATCAATATGTCTGGCGCGGACAAAATCAACAAAATCAAAATATAGCTTCCGGGGTTTATTTTATTCGAATTACTGCCGATGGTATAGAGGAAAGAGTAAAAGTCTTTAAATTTTAG
- the rpoZ gene encoding DNA-directed RNA polymerase subunit omega, which produces MGFVPLDTLYEMTENRYQAVLVASQRARQLNDIHLAKLEMLSKENADKIEIDGRKVTFRALKDCLEGKVTIKTDSNGEESIDS; this is translated from the coding sequence ATGGGATTTGTACCGCTCGATACATTATATGAGATGACTGAAAACCGTTATCAAGCGGTTTTGGTTGCTTCCCAGCGAGCTCGCCAATTAAACGATATTCACTTGGCGAAATTGGAAATGTTATCAAAAGAAAATGCCGACAAAATTGAAATTGACGGTCGAAAAGTCACTTTTCGAGCATTAAAAGACTGCCTCGAAGGAAAGGTCACGATAAAGACAGACTCCAATGGCGAAGAATCTATTGATAGTTGA
- the gmk gene encoding guanylate kinase, whose product MGKAAKKGKIVIISSPSGGGKTTICRKLIRKNRNWQFSVSYTTREKRKGEIHGRQYYFVDREEFIKLREKDFFAESARVHLYYYGTPRKQLEQVVRKGGVILLDVDVKGAASIKKKYPEALSLFIRPPSIRELKKRLKRRGTETRAQMEIRLQNAIKENEKFRQFNYVIVNKNINEAVSAADYMIKSWTVGVTYFGRNNSRTYMVPE is encoded by the coding sequence GTGGGTAAAGCGGCAAAAAAAGGGAAAATCGTTATTATCTCCTCGCCATCCGGAGGCGGCAAAACGACTATCTGCCGGAAATTAATCAGGAAAAACAGAAACTGGCAATTTTCAGTTTCGTACACAACTCGCGAGAAGCGAAAAGGCGAAATCCACGGCCGCCAATATTATTTTGTTGACCGGGAAGAATTTATAAAACTTCGAGAGAAAGATTTTTTCGCGGAATCGGCCAGAGTACATCTTTATTATTACGGCACGCCCCGCAAGCAGCTTGAGCAAGTCGTTAGGAAGGGGGGAGTTATACTCCTGGACGTGGATGTCAAAGGAGCCGCCAGTATCAAAAAGAAATATCCGGAAGCCTTGTCGTTGTTTATCCGCCCGCCGTCAATTAGAGAACTGAAGAAGAGATTGAAAAGGAGGGGTACGGAAACCCGGGCCCAGATGGAAATCAGGCTCCAAAATGCCATCAAGGAAAATGAAAAATTCAGACAATTTAACTATGTTATAGTAAATAAAAACATTAATGAAGCTGTGTCCGCTGCCGACTATATGATTAAATCATGGACGGTCGGCGTTACCTATTTTGGGCGGAACAATTCGAGGACCTATATGGTTCCTGAGTAG
- a CDS encoding response regulator, translating into MKKHMKIALIEDNRYHAILFEHSVLEQYPGFEILSFMRGNDFLKVQDKNQFDLICLDYHLPDKNGLELLSIIRSELADIPIIVITGVGSEQTAVEAMKSGATDYITKNSNYISTIPRVIKQAYQKQKLILKNRRLEEKARIAEKFETITMTTSTLNHEINNPLMAILGTVELILDDPGVTDRKIKNKLEMIDTSARRIQDITQKMASLTDAPITQTPAGPMLKIKRRGRRPKGIVV; encoded by the coding sequence ATGAAAAAGCACATGAAAATAGCTTTAATTGAAGATAACCGGTATCACGCTATTCTCTTTGAGCACTCCGTCCTGGAGCAATATCCCGGGTTTGAAATATTGTCATTTATGCGCGGTAATGATTTCCTGAAAGTTCAGGATAAAAACCAGTTTGATCTCATCTGCCTTGATTATCATCTGCCCGATAAGAACGGCCTTGAACTGTTATCGATTATACGATCTGAATTGGCCGATATCCCCATCATTGTCATCACCGGAGTCGGTTCCGAACAGACCGCGGTTGAGGCTATGAAATCAGGCGCCACCGATTACATCACCAAAAATTCCAACTACATTTCCACGATCCCCAGGGTAATAAAACAGGCTTATCAAAAGCAGAAATTAATCTTAAAAAACAGACGGTTAGAGGAGAAAGCCAGGATCGCTGAGAAATTTGAGACGATTACCATGACAACTTCGACCTTGAACCATGAAATTAATAATCCCCTCATGGCCATATTAGGTACCGTGGAATTGATATTAGATGACCCCGGAGTTACCGATCGAAAAATTAAAAATAAGCTTGAAATGATTGACACCTCTGCCCGGAGAATTCAGGATATAACGCAAAAGATGGCATCTCTAACCGACGCTCCCATAACGCAAACTCCCGCCGGGCCAATGCTTAAGATTAAAAGGCGAGGAAGGAGGCCTAAGGGGATCGTCGTTTAA
- a CDS encoding YicC/YloC family endoribonuclease, whose product MNSMTGYGRAELHRKEYGLSVDLASINSRYLESICRMPRALAGLESNIKKEISSNFSRGKITITVNIEISPSSAQIIDMDAAEAFYKQLRSIKKKLKLKGELDISQIASAREVLVNPQETFEANGLWPDIDKLLNKAIRDLKKMRAAEGKNLARDMRKRCRQIGLFIKELEKQASRNVAEYKKRLEKRINDLGDGIQLDSSRLAEEVTIYADRSDISEECTRLKSHLIMFVNTLKNSDPSGKRMTFILQEMGREANTIGSKSLSGKTAAVAIEIKEEIEKLREQAQNIE is encoded by the coding sequence ATGAATTCAATGACCGGATATGGCCGGGCTGAATTACACCGCAAAGAATATGGGCTTAGCGTTGACCTGGCATCGATTAACAGTCGCTATCTTGAAAGTATATGCCGTATGCCGCGAGCTCTGGCCGGTCTTGAAAGCAATATTAAGAAAGAAATATCGAGTAATTTTTCACGGGGTAAAATTACTATCACGGTCAATATTGAAATATCCCCTTCGTCGGCTCAGATTATCGACATGGACGCCGCCGAAGCGTTTTATAAACAACTCAGAAGTATCAAGAAAAAGCTAAAGTTAAAAGGCGAACTCGATATTTCTCAGATTGCCTCGGCACGAGAAGTCCTCGTTAATCCTCAGGAGACGTTTGAAGCCAATGGATTATGGCCGGATATTGATAAACTGTTAAATAAAGCCATCCGTGATTTGAAAAAAATGAGAGCGGCCGAAGGCAAAAACCTCGCCCGAGATATGAGAAAGCGTTGCCGCCAAATAGGCCTGTTCATAAAGGAATTGGAAAAACAAGCCTCCCGGAATGTAGCGGAATATAAAAAACGACTGGAAAAAAGGATTAATGATTTGGGCGACGGCATTCAGCTTGATTCATCCCGTTTGGCCGAAGAAGTTACAATCTACGCCGACCGCTCTGATATTTCTGAAGAATGCACAAGGTTAAAATCACATTTAATTATGTTTGTTAATACCTTGAAAAACTCTGATCCGTCCGGAAAACGCATGACTTTTATTCTGCAGGAAATGGGCCGGGAGGCAAATACAATCGGTTCCAAATCTCTCTCAGGCAAAACAGCGGCGGTGGCCATTGAAATAAAAGAAGAAATTGAAAAACTACGCGAGCAGGCTCAAAATATCGAATAA